From the Fusobacterium ulcerans ATCC 49185 genome, the window ATTTTTGCTGTATTTCCAATACATCCAAGGACCATAAGAGCATTATTTTCATTAACATTATCATTTTTGACACTTACTCCTGGTTCAACATGATCTCCTACCCATGTCATACATGAATCTCCAACTTTTACATTGTAAGAAATACCACCAGTAGCTGGTAAAATCATAGGATCTCCATCTCTGGAAATTCTGTAAGGAGAAGCTATAGTAGGGCTGTGTACTTTTCCTCCTACTGATTGCATAACTAAAAATTCTTTGTTTGTTTTAATCATTTCTTTCCTCCTGAATATTTTAATGATTACTGATTATTGATATTTTAATATATTTTTCAATTTTAGTAAAGAAAAACAGGATAATTTGAACTCATTTTTCAAATTATCCTGTCTTCACAAATCTATATTATAAAACATCTTGGGGAAAGATTTTATAATACTAATATACCAATACATTGTGACAGTTGTGTTACAATTAGATTGAAAAAATTGACAAAAAAGTTTTTCTAGACTACTATTATTTTAACAAAGAAATTAAATGTATGAGGAGGGAAAATGGAAAAAACTAAGCTGATAGTGATAATACAATGTGAAATAGCAAAAAGAAGATGCAGTGGTTTTTATTGTATGGATTCTTTTTATAAGAGAAACAGGGCATTCAGTATTTATTCTAAAGAAGAAAATATACAGTATATGATGTTTGAATGTGGAGGATGTTGCGGTAAAGAGATATCGAGTCTATTGGGTCACCTGTCCAGAAAGCTGAAGGAAGAAGATATTATAAAAAAAGAGGAAACAGTTATTCATTTAGCTTCTTGTATGGTTACAGACAATCATCATTATGACAGATGTCCTCATATAGATTATATAAAAAATATAATTAAAAAACAGGGATATAGAAATGTAATTGAAGGAACTCTTTTAGCTAAAGTTTCTGAAAAAAAACGTGAACTTGGAATATATAAAAAATATTAATAATTTAATTTAAAAAAGAATGT encodes:
- a CDS encoding CGGC domain-containing protein — its product is MEKTKLIVIIQCEIAKRRCSGFYCMDSFYKRNRAFSIYSKEENIQYMMFECGGCCGKEISSLLGHLSRKLKEEDIIKKEETVIHLASCMVTDNHHYDRCPHIDYIKNIIKKQGYRNVIEGTLLAKVSEKKRELGIYKKY